A portion of the Candidatus Nanopelagicales bacterium genome contains these proteins:
- a CDS encoding acetoacetate--CoA ligase gives MTGLGQLLWQPGAGRVAASAIDQFRRRYAPDCADSASLHQWSVSNLAAFWDAAWEDCGLVGERGMSPSVERAMGDDIRSCGFFPDAKLSYAENLLAGGDRPGASEVAIIFRREDGVRRTLTWTQLRSQVSAAQGWLASVGVVAGDHVAAWLPNLPETVVVLLAVNGLGAVFTSTSPDFGVAGVLDRFSQVNPKVLVAADGYVYGGKRHDRLSPLAEIVDALPTLEAVAVVGELSPDPELPNLGEGSASLVPWARVVRNAEKAGAPTCWRMPFDQPGFVLYSSGTTGKPKPIVHSGAGVLIKQATEHQMHCDVRPGDRVFYFTTCGWMMWNWLVTMLAAGATIVLYDGSPFHPEATAMWDLAEQERVTLFGTSAKFIDACAKAGLTPATTHDLGSLRTITSTGSPLSAEGFEYVYTSIKSDVHLASISGGTDLCGCFVLGDPTRPVYAGEIQGPALGTAADVWDEAGRSLADRPGERGELVCTQPFPSMPLRFAGDADGSRYKAAYFERFPGVWAHGDFASWTAHCGIVIHGRSDATLNAGGVRIGTAEIYRQVEQIDGIAEALAIGQEWEGDTRIVLFVRLSAPEGRLTDELQAAIRSRLRAQCSPRHVPARIVAVTDLPRTRSGKLAELAVADVVHGRPVRNTEALANPEALALFAGLPDLLR, from the coding sequence GTGACAGGTCTCGGACAACTCCTTTGGCAACCCGGCGCGGGCCGAGTCGCCGCGTCGGCGATTGACCAGTTCAGGCGGCGGTACGCCCCGGATTGCGCGGACTCCGCGAGCCTTCACCAGTGGTCGGTGTCGAACCTCGCCGCCTTCTGGGACGCGGCTTGGGAGGATTGCGGCCTCGTGGGCGAGCGCGGCATGTCCCCGTCCGTGGAGCGCGCGATGGGCGACGACATCCGATCCTGCGGGTTCTTCCCAGACGCGAAGCTGTCGTACGCCGAGAATCTGCTCGCTGGCGGTGATCGCCCGGGAGCCTCGGAGGTCGCGATCATCTTCCGCCGCGAGGACGGGGTCAGGCGGACATTGACGTGGACACAGCTGCGCAGTCAGGTGTCAGCGGCGCAGGGCTGGCTAGCGAGCGTTGGGGTCGTGGCTGGCGATCACGTCGCGGCTTGGCTGCCCAACCTGCCCGAGACGGTGGTGGTTCTGCTGGCCGTCAATGGGCTCGGCGCGGTGTTCACCAGCACAAGCCCTGACTTCGGCGTCGCTGGGGTGCTGGACCGTTTCAGCCAGGTCAACCCGAAGGTCCTCGTTGCGGCCGACGGATACGTGTATGGCGGAAAGCGTCACGACAGGCTGTCGCCGTTGGCAGAAATCGTCGATGCGTTGCCGACCTTGGAGGCAGTGGCCGTGGTTGGGGAGTTGTCCCCGGACCCGGAGCTTCCGAACTTGGGCGAAGGTTCGGCGTCACTAGTGCCTTGGGCCCGAGTAGTTCGGAATGCCGAGAAGGCCGGAGCCCCGACGTGTTGGCGGATGCCCTTTGACCAGCCCGGATTCGTCCTGTATTCCTCCGGCACGACAGGCAAGCCGAAGCCGATCGTCCATTCCGGCGCGGGGGTCCTGATCAAGCAGGCCACCGAGCATCAGATGCACTGCGATGTCCGGCCCGGCGACCGAGTCTTCTACTTCACAACATGCGGTTGGATGATGTGGAACTGGCTCGTCACCATGCTGGCGGCCGGTGCGACGATCGTCCTGTACGACGGGTCGCCGTTCCACCCCGAAGCCACCGCGATGTGGGATCTCGCCGAGCAGGAGCGGGTGACTCTCTTCGGCACCAGCGCGAAGTTCATCGACGCCTGCGCCAAGGCTGGTCTGACCCCCGCGACGACTCATGATCTGGGCAGCCTGAGAACAATCACATCGACCGGGTCGCCGTTGTCGGCCGAGGGCTTCGAGTATGTCTATACGAGCATCAAGAGTGACGTGCACCTTGCCTCCATCAGCGGCGGGACTGATCTTTGCGGCTGCTTCGTGCTGGGTGACCCGACGCGACCGGTGTACGCCGGTGAGATTCAAGGCCCGGCGCTGGGCACGGCCGCTGACGTGTGGGACGAAGCTGGCCGGTCACTCGCGGACCGCCCTGGGGAGCGCGGTGAGTTGGTTTGCACGCAGCCCTTCCCGTCCATGCCCTTGAGATTCGCCGGAGACGCGGATGGTTCGCGGTACAAGGCGGCCTACTTCGAGCGCTTCCCAGGAGTTTGGGCCCACGGCGACTTCGCTTCATGGACAGCGCACTGCGGCATAGTCATCCACGGGAGATCCGACGCGACGCTCAACGCGGGTGGCGTGCGGATAGGTACAGCTGAGATCTACCGACAGGTCGAGCAGATTGACGGCATCGCGGAGGCGCTGGCCATCGGGCAGGAGTGGGAGGGCGACACCCGGATCGTGCTCTTCGTGCGCCTGTCCGCGCCGGAGGGCCGCCTGACGGACGAACTTCAGGCCGCTATCCGGTCGCGGCTGCGCGCCCAATGCTCACCGCGTCACGTCCCGGCGCGGATAGTCGCGGTGACGGACCTGCCCAGGACACGTTCGGGGAAGCTCGCGGAACTGGCCGTGGCCGACGTCGTCCACGGTAGACCTGTGCGGAACACCGAGGCTCTGGCGAATCCGGAGGCCCTGGCCCTCTTCGCTGGGCTACCCGACCTCCTGCGGTGA
- a CDS encoding nitrilase-related carbon-nitrogen hydrolase — MAATAPARQPSDRTSLPTEPPTSTRKTLLGLGLSAVSAVMLYVTCDGHGSLWPLIIVGFVPMYVAQYRLLPRRLSGLAVGIAFFGYWLSLLMYSSSVAEFLGGPLVALLIIIVAAAVMSVPLFVFGIFERPFSERTKYKWFVIQLPLVWVGLEVVFGANPFFATNYWMAYRMASVPALDQPVSVLSTPALSLLLMMINAGIAILVLKWIDRRWPSLASVAIPGRTVKWSAGIALCLTVIWIASSLLINARVNSQLGPVVRVAAVQPGNENRSEPGQRQAQDAPSEIERNVRLSAQMEGLTRDAAAQGAKLIVWPEKLLEYDAATEQGAWVGDLASETQTTIVAGWMPQSPDPSSANIAGAWLPSGQLAGIYYKIHPVTLEGESFNTPQEYPTFTTPVGQLGVLICFDHDFPDSSARLETLGGADILAVPALDPASIANLRWQSLTFRAIENRVPLVKTDVGWDSAIINANGVVADRTAVPNPDGAEEVLVADVNLGPRNSVFTKVGGYTFALLVVIGLVSRYTYQFRLARSDSG, encoded by the coding sequence ATGGCCGCGACGGCACCTGCGAGACAACCATCCGATCGCACATCTCTGCCGACTGAGCCCCCGACTAGCACGCGCAAGACTCTGCTGGGCTTGGGCTTGTCGGCGGTTAGCGCGGTCATGTTGTACGTGACGTGCGACGGACACGGGTCCTTGTGGCCGTTGATCATCGTGGGCTTCGTTCCCATGTACGTGGCCCAGTACCGGCTTCTGCCCCGCAGGTTGTCGGGACTGGCTGTTGGTATCGCGTTCTTCGGTTACTGGCTGTCGCTGTTGATGTACAGCAGCAGCGTTGCTGAGTTCTTGGGTGGGCCGCTGGTGGCCTTGCTCATCATCATCGTGGCCGCAGCGGTGATGTCGGTCCCGTTGTTCGTCTTCGGGATCTTCGAGCGCCCGTTCTCTGAGCGCACGAAGTACAAGTGGTTCGTCATCCAGCTGCCGCTGGTTTGGGTGGGGCTTGAGGTTGTCTTTGGAGCGAATCCGTTCTTCGCCACCAACTACTGGATGGCGTATCGAATGGCGTCGGTCCCGGCGCTGGATCAGCCCGTCAGCGTCTTGAGCACGCCAGCACTCAGCCTTCTGCTCATGATGATCAACGCTGGGATCGCGATACTGGTTCTGAAGTGGATCGATCGCCGGTGGCCGTCCTTGGCTTCTGTGGCGATCCCAGGCCGTACGGTGAAATGGTCTGCCGGAATCGCGTTGTGCTTGACCGTTATATGGATCGCGTCGAGTCTGCTGATCAACGCCCGAGTCAACAGCCAGCTCGGCCCCGTGGTTCGTGTGGCCGCCGTCCAACCCGGGAACGAGAACAGGAGCGAGCCGGGACAACGTCAGGCGCAAGACGCTCCCAGCGAAATCGAGCGCAATGTGAGGCTGAGCGCCCAGATGGAAGGGCTGACGCGTGATGCGGCCGCCCAAGGCGCGAAGTTGATCGTGTGGCCCGAGAAGCTCCTTGAGTATGACGCCGCAACCGAGCAGGGGGCGTGGGTAGGAGACCTGGCCAGTGAGACGCAGACGACGATCGTCGCCGGTTGGATGCCGCAGTCTCCGGATCCGTCCTCGGCCAACATAGCTGGCGCCTGGCTGCCGTCCGGGCAGCTAGCGGGTATCTACTACAAGATCCACCCAGTCACGCTCGAAGGCGAGTCGTTCAACACTCCTCAGGAGTACCCGACGTTCACCACGCCCGTTGGACAGCTGGGTGTCCTGATCTGTTTCGACCACGACTTCCCTGATAGCTCCGCCCGGCTGGAGACGCTTGGCGGCGCCGACATCTTGGCAGTGCCGGCGCTGGACCCGGCATCAATCGCTAACTTGCGCTGGCAGTCGCTCACGTTCCGCGCGATCGAGAACCGGGTTCCGCTCGTGAAGACAGACGTCGGCTGGGATAGCGCCATCATCAACGCCAACGGCGTAGTCGCGGATCGCACAGCGGTGCCGAACCCTGACGGCGCGGAGGAGGTCCTGGTCGCGGACGTTAACCTCGGACCCCGGAACTCCGTATTCACCAAAGTTGGTGGCTACACATTCGCTCTGCTAGTTGTCATAGGCCTGGTCAGCCGCTACACGTACCAATTCAGGCTGGCGCGGTCCGATTCTGGCTAG
- a CDS encoding hydantoinase B/oxoprolinase family protein: MPSATPEQATPERGWDFWIDRGGTFTDVIGRRPDGEIAVRKLLSEAPDHYRDAALQGIRDLLGTTDGPIPAHLISSMRMGTTVATNALLERTGEPTILVTTRGFRDALRIGYQNRPRLFDRQIVLPEPLYSVVIEVDERITASGDVLKCPDLDAVRAKLLSAAATGITSVAIVFMHSYRFPAHELQVAELARAMGFEHVTASHEASRLIKLVGRGDTTVVDAYLSPILHRYISHLAAELPGVNLMFMQSNGGLARVDAFRGKDAVLSGPAGGVVGAVEASRLEGFDRVITFDMGGTSTDVAHFSGEFERSHETEVAGVRMRAPMLTINTVAAGGGSICRFDGSRYRVGPESAGADPGPACYRRNGPLTLTDCNVMLGRIQPAFFPSTFGPAQDQSIDVEAVESRLASLAQRIHLATGDTRDPRAVAEGFFRIAVLNMANAIKKISVQQGHDVTQYALCCFGGAGGQHACGIADALGMTRILIHPLAGVLSAYGMGMADLRALREKSIEEPLSDAPDLAEEVAALAAGVTSELAAQGAPVDAIRVLRTAFLKYEGTDSTIPVPWGPPGTMGRDFRAQHQSRFGFSWPEKAIMIDALAAEGVWDQELMRGLAAVTATAPRDQPRALIRLFADGVEHTAGVYIRSELAAGHVIKGPAIISDPTATTVVDSGWSAVVTPSGSLLLARVEPRSRGPAVGTQVDPVMLEVFNNLYMSIAEQMGVTLRNTASSVNIKERLDFSCAIFDPSGALVANAPHIPVHLGSMSESVRSLVSSTPMSPGDVFALNAPYRGGTHLPDITVVTPVFAEDALELTKTSSSHSPAPLFFVGSRAHHADIGGKSPGSMPPDSRTLDEEGVVLDNVKLVSGGVFDVAGVHALLTCGPFPSRNPDRNIADLVAQIAANQKGVVELRAMIEQFGLPTVHAYMGHVQRNAEESVRRAIEALTPGSFVCEMDNGARVQVRVSVDRDRRSATVDFTGTSAQLADNFNAPSAICRAAVLYVFRCLVDDDIPLNDGCLIPIKIVISPHSMLSPEYPAAVVAGNVETSQAITDALFAALGVQAAAQGTMNNLTFGDAERQYYETICGGTGAGPDFDGASAVQSHMTNSRLTDPEVLELRFPVLVGQFSIRAGSGGPGRHRGGDGVVRRLRFLADMQVGILSNRRRLPPFGLRGGSPGQVGRNWIERADGTHEPMSGTDTRQVHPGDVLVIETPGGGGFGAADI, encoded by the coding sequence ATGCCATCAGCAACTCCGGAGCAGGCCACGCCCGAGCGCGGCTGGGACTTCTGGATCGATCGCGGTGGCACGTTCACAGACGTCATAGGGCGGCGACCCGACGGTGAAATCGCCGTGCGCAAGTTGCTCTCTGAAGCACCCGACCACTACCGGGACGCGGCGCTTCAAGGCATCAGGGATCTGCTCGGCACGACTGACGGGCCTATCCCGGCGCACCTCATCTCGTCGATGAGGATGGGAACGACGGTGGCCACGAACGCGCTGCTTGAACGCACGGGAGAGCCGACCATCCTGGTGACGACTCGAGGCTTCCGCGATGCACTGCGTATCGGCTATCAGAACAGGCCGCGACTGTTCGACCGGCAGATCGTGCTGCCCGAGCCCTTGTACTCCGTCGTCATCGAGGTCGACGAGAGGATCACAGCCTCCGGGGACGTCCTCAAGTGCCCTGACCTGGACGCGGTTCGAGCCAAGCTCCTCTCAGCGGCGGCTACCGGAATCACGAGCGTCGCCATCGTGTTCATGCACTCCTACCGCTTCCCGGCCCACGAACTCCAGGTCGCCGAGTTGGCCAGGGCGATGGGCTTCGAGCACGTCACGGCCAGCCACGAAGCCAGCAGGCTAATCAAACTCGTTGGCAGGGGCGACACGACTGTCGTCGACGCCTACCTATCCCCGATCCTCCACCGATACATAAGCCATCTGGCTGCTGAGCTTCCGGGCGTGAACCTGATGTTCATGCAATCGAACGGCGGCCTCGCCCGCGTCGACGCTTTCCGGGGAAAGGACGCGGTGCTTTCCGGACCGGCTGGAGGTGTGGTTGGGGCAGTTGAGGCCAGCCGCCTCGAAGGCTTCGATCGCGTGATCACTTTCGACATGGGAGGCACATCAACGGACGTCGCCCACTTCTCCGGGGAATTCGAACGCTCCCATGAGACCGAGGTGGCTGGAGTGCGGATGCGCGCGCCGATGCTGACCATCAACACGGTGGCGGCGGGCGGTGGGTCGATCTGCAGATTCGATGGGAGCCGCTACAGAGTGGGCCCCGAATCGGCGGGCGCCGACCCTGGGCCAGCCTGCTACAGGCGGAATGGCCCCCTGACTCTCACAGATTGCAACGTGATGCTGGGCAGGATCCAGCCAGCGTTCTTCCCTTCAACATTCGGTCCGGCCCAAGACCAGTCAATCGACGTCGAGGCAGTTGAATCTCGTCTCGCGTCCCTCGCCCAGCGGATCCATCTGGCCACTGGCGACACCCGTGACCCCCGAGCAGTGGCGGAGGGGTTCTTCCGGATCGCCGTGCTCAACATGGCCAATGCGATCAAGAAGATCTCCGTTCAGCAGGGTCACGACGTGACCCAGTACGCGCTGTGCTGCTTCGGCGGGGCTGGAGGGCAGCACGCTTGCGGGATAGCTGACGCGCTCGGGATGACCCGCATCCTGATCCATCCCCTGGCTGGCGTTCTCTCCGCGTACGGGATGGGGATGGCGGACCTCAGGGCTCTTCGCGAGAAGTCCATCGAGGAACCCTTGAGCGATGCGCCAGACCTCGCCGAAGAAGTGGCCGCGCTGGCGGCGGGGGTGACCTCCGAGCTTGCGGCGCAAGGGGCTCCCGTCGACGCCATTCGAGTCCTCCGGACGGCTTTCTTGAAGTACGAGGGGACTGATTCGACTATCCCAGTGCCGTGGGGGCCGCCTGGGACGATGGGCCGCGACTTTCGAGCCCAGCACCAGTCGCGGTTCGGCTTCTCATGGCCCGAGAAGGCCATCATGATCGATGCCCTGGCCGCGGAAGGTGTATGGGATCAGGAACTCATGCGTGGTCTTGCCGCAGTCACCGCCACAGCTCCACGAGACCAGCCGCGGGCACTCATCAGGCTCTTCGCCGATGGAGTGGAGCACACCGCGGGCGTCTACATCAGATCCGAGTTGGCCGCTGGACATGTCATCAAGGGGCCAGCCATCATCTCCGACCCAACGGCGACGACCGTCGTGGACAGCGGGTGGAGCGCGGTCGTGACTCCTTCCGGGAGCCTGCTGCTGGCCCGGGTAGAGCCGCGAAGCCGTGGGCCAGCGGTCGGAACACAGGTCGACCCGGTGATGCTCGAGGTGTTCAACAACTTGTACATGTCCATCGCCGAACAGATGGGCGTGACGCTTCGGAACACAGCTTCGTCGGTCAACATCAAGGAGAGGCTGGACTTCTCCTGCGCGATCTTCGACCCATCCGGGGCCTTGGTGGCGAACGCCCCGCACATCCCCGTTCACCTGGGGTCGATGAGCGAGAGCGTCAGGTCGCTCGTCTCCAGTACGCCCATGAGTCCAGGGGACGTGTTCGCTCTCAACGCCCCCTACCGAGGCGGCACCCACCTGCCAGACATCACCGTTGTCACACCAGTGTTCGCCGAGGACGCGCTGGAGTTGACCAAGACCTCCTCGTCGCACTCCCCCGCGCCGCTGTTCTTCGTCGGCAGCCGCGCACACCACGCGGACATCGGAGGCAAGTCCCCCGGTTCGATGCCTCCCGACAGCCGGACTCTGGATGAGGAAGGCGTGGTCCTGGACAACGTGAAGCTCGTGAGCGGTGGCGTCTTCGACGTGGCGGGAGTGCACGCACTGCTGACCTGTGGCCCCTTTCCGAGCCGCAACCCCGATCGAAACATCGCGGACTTGGTGGCGCAGATCGCCGCCAACCAGAAGGGCGTTGTCGAGCTGCGGGCGATGATTGAGCAGTTCGGACTGCCGACCGTTCACGCCTACATGGGCCATGTCCAACGCAATGCTGAAGAGAGCGTGCGGCGGGCGATCGAGGCGTTGACCCCCGGTTCTTTCGTGTGCGAGATGGACAACGGCGCCCGCGTACAGGTCCGGGTGTCGGTTGACCGCGATCGCCGCTCGGCGACAGTCGACTTCACGGGTACCAGCGCGCAGCTCGCGGACAACTTCAACGCACCCAGCGCGATCTGCCGAGCAGCGGTCCTGTATGTCTTTCGCTGCCTCGTCGACGATGACATCCCGCTTAACGACGGCTGCCTCATCCCTATCAAGATCGTCATTTCTCCGCACAGCATGCTCTCCCCCGAGTACCCAGCCGCCGTCGTCGCAGGCAACGTCGAGACCAGCCAGGCGATCACCGACGCGCTCTTCGCGGCGCTCGGGGTTCAAGCCGCCGCCCAAGGCACGATGAACAACCTGACTTTCGGTGACGCCGAGCGACAGTACTACGAGACGATCTGCGGCGGGACGGGCGCGGGCCCTGACTTCGATGGCGCTTCGGCCGTCCAGAGTCACATGACAAACTCGCGGCTAACCGATCCTGAGGTTCTCGAGCTGAGGTTCCCCGTCCTGGTCGGTCAGTTCTCAATCCGGGCCGGTAGCGGTGGACCTGGACGCCACCGGGGCGGCGACGGCGTCGTCCGCCGGCTGCGATTCCTGGCTGACATGCAAGTCGGCATCCTGTCCAACAGGCGCCGCCTACCGCCCTTCGGTCTGCGCGGTGGAAGCCCTGGTCAAGTCGGGCGCAACTGGATCGAGCGAGCCGACGGCACCCACGAGCCAATGTCAGGGACCGACACCCGCCAGGTTCACCCAGGCGACGTGCTGGTCATCGAGACTCCCGGCGGCGGAGGCTTCGGGGCCGCTGACATCTGA
- a CDS encoding TetR/AcrR family transcriptional regulator — MPNKNGRLRVEKVALELFADKGVASTSTREIARAAGLAEGTLYRHYATKDDLAVALFLDAAGQLLTCMEAAVAKSPASKTQVKLLVATFFEFADRNPSAWQYLMHRHPPLRALPQDTRLPSALVVEVVRRGIEDGAFAVRDPVLGAAFVIGMTIRSVFFLKEGLLKGPARTVSREVAGAALRALEIKNEDREET, encoded by the coding sequence ATGCCCAACAAGAACGGACGGCTGAGGGTCGAGAAGGTCGCCCTTGAGCTCTTCGCGGACAAGGGCGTCGCGTCTACGTCGACGAGGGAGATCGCCAGGGCGGCGGGTCTGGCTGAGGGGACGCTCTACCGTCATTACGCCACCAAAGACGATCTCGCGGTAGCCTTGTTCCTCGATGCGGCCGGGCAGCTGCTCACCTGCATGGAAGCGGCCGTCGCGAAGAGTCCAGCCTCGAAGACCCAGGTCAAGTTGCTCGTGGCCACCTTCTTCGAATTCGCTGATCGAAATCCCAGCGCTTGGCAGTACCTCATGCATAGACATCCCCCGCTCCGGGCGCTCCCGCAAGACACTCGCCTGCCGAGCGCGCTCGTCGTCGAAGTAGTCCGCCGGGGTATCGAAGATGGCGCGTTCGCCGTGCGCGACCCCGTCCTGGGGGCGGCGTTCGTCATCGGCATGACGATCCGATCCGTCTTCTTCCTGAAGGAGGGACTTCTCAAGGGGCCTGCCAGGACAGTGAGCAGGGAGGTCGCGGGCGCGGCGCTCCGCGCGTTGGAAATCAAGAACGAAGATAGGGAGGAGACCTAG
- a CDS encoding hemerythrin domain-containing protein yields MKVTECLNTEHGVFLAQLGVLERMLIEEAPSGELRAVTLTIAQAVEKHRDAEEKILYPAILREFGEGFPPIQVMEAEHEEIGRLIRGVASGDGNVPQMVRGFIDVLRQHIGKEIKVLFPMAEQRIAGADLERMACLCVEQYHESAGVNPCEHGHQVRSGVADGT; encoded by the coding sequence ATGAAGGTGACCGAATGTCTGAACACGGAACACGGTGTGTTTCTTGCGCAGCTGGGCGTACTCGAAAGGATGCTGATCGAGGAGGCTCCCAGCGGGGAACTGCGGGCCGTGACCTTGACCATCGCCCAGGCGGTGGAGAAGCACCGTGACGCCGAGGAGAAGATCCTGTACCCCGCCATCCTGCGGGAGTTTGGAGAGGGCTTCCCGCCCATCCAGGTGATGGAGGCGGAGCACGAGGAGATCGGGCGGCTTATCCGAGGAGTGGCTTCGGGAGATGGGAACGTGCCCCAGATGGTTCGCGGATTCATCGACGTCCTCCGGCAGCACATTGGCAAGGAGATCAAAGTGCTCTTCCCCATGGCGGAACAGAGGATCGCGGGAGCCGATCTCGAACGGATGGCCTGTCTGTGTGTCGAGCAGTACCACGAATCTGCGGGCGTGAACCCCTGCGAGCACGGCCACCAAGTAAGAAGTGGGGTGGCTGACGGGACTTGA
- the orn gene encoding oligoribonuclease, with protein sequence MPEQPSSDASAPANAEADAGAANGRIVWLDCEMTGLDPTTDALVEIACVITEPDLTPLDEGITVVIKPPDAPLRNMDDVVVGMHTESGLLEEIPNGTTLAEATRLVMSYVTDRVPGPRRAPLAGSSVYVDRGFLAKYMPELDQYLHYRLIDVSSIKELVKRWHPDIYHKAPEKTGNHRALGDTLDSIAELAYYREKVMTPPAPTVG encoded by the coding sequence ATGCCTGAGCAACCGTCTTCCGATGCCAGTGCGCCTGCGAATGCCGAGGCTGATGCTGGTGCGGCCAACGGGCGAATCGTGTGGCTTGACTGCGAGATGACGGGCCTGGACCCCACCACCGACGCCTTGGTAGAGATCGCGTGCGTCATCACCGAGCCCGATCTGACGCCGCTGGATGAAGGCATCACCGTCGTCATCAAGCCGCCCGACGCCCCCCTGAGGAACATGGACGATGTAGTAGTCGGCATGCACACCGAGTCGGGCCTACTGGAGGAGATCCCCAACGGCACCACGCTGGCGGAGGCGACGCGGCTAGTCATGTCATACGTGACCGATCGCGTTCCCGGCCCGCGACGAGCACCGCTGGCCGGATCGAGCGTCTACGTTGACCGAGGATTCCTGGCCAAGTACATGCCGGAGTTGGACCAGTACCTGCACTACCGCCTCATTGACGTGTCCAGCATCAAGGAACTTGTCAAACGCTGGCACCCGGACATCTACCACAAGGCGCCCGAGAAGACGGGGAACCACCGAGCCCTCGGCGACACCCTGGACTCCATAGCCGAGCTGGCGTACTACCGCGAGAAGGTCATGACTCCGCCAGCGCCGACCGTCGGCTGA
- a CDS encoding universal stress protein encodes MSKPIVVGYDASESANRGLEWAAVEASGRGLPLVVLTAWNTPSAEITLGGGSAMDRNLFDVLREDATKTAEGGVARALEVAPDVDATAEVWLGPPAAGIVEASKKASVVVVGSQGQGGIRGLLLGSVSRQVAAHAKCPAIIVRKAENPDSRVIVVGVDGSPQSIKALDLAFDEASRRAYSLRVLHTWEVPPIGAITGVPTFAPPEMLADLSGIEMRTTSEALAGFRDRYPDVSVHQDVQRGTPVKALVKASRDAIAVVVGSRGRGGFTGLLLGSVSHGVAHQAHCTVVVVP; translated from the coding sequence ATGTCCAAACCGATTGTTGTTGGATACGACGCATCTGAGTCAGCGAACCGGGGTCTTGAGTGGGCCGCTGTCGAAGCATCAGGACGAGGCTTACCTCTTGTGGTGCTCACTGCCTGGAACACTCCGAGCGCTGAAATCACGCTGGGTGGCGGGTCCGCTATGGACCGGAATCTGTTCGATGTATTGCGTGAGGACGCCACCAAGACCGCCGAAGGAGGCGTCGCGCGCGCCCTGGAGGTCGCTCCCGATGTGGACGCCACCGCGGAAGTCTGGCTTGGGCCTCCGGCCGCCGGAATAGTTGAAGCTTCCAAGAAGGCCTCCGTCGTCGTGGTCGGCTCGCAGGGGCAAGGCGGAATCAGAGGACTGCTCCTGGGCAGCGTGTCCCGTCAGGTCGCGGCGCACGCCAAATGTCCCGCCATCATCGTGCGCAAAGCCGAGAACCCTGATTCGCGCGTCATCGTGGTCGGAGTCGACGGGTCGCCGCAGTCGATCAAGGCCCTTGATCTCGCGTTCGACGAAGCTAGCCGCCGTGCCTACTCCCTTCGTGTTCTGCACACGTGGGAGGTTCCGCCTATTGGCGCCATCACGGGCGTTCCGACGTTCGCTCCACCGGAGATGCTCGCAGACCTGTCCGGCATCGAGATGCGGACCACATCTGAGGCCCTGGCCGGGTTCAGGGATCGTTACCCAGACGTTTCCGTGCACCAGGACGTGCAACGGGGCACACCGGTCAAGGCACTCGTCAAGGCTTCGCGGGACGCCATCGCTGTCGTCGTTGGGTCCAGGGGCCGGGGTGGATTCACTGGCTTGCTACTGGGCTCGGTGAGTCACGGCGTCGCCCATCAGGCCCACTGCACGGTCGTGGTAGTCCCCTGA
- a CDS encoding STAS/SEC14 domain-containing protein: protein MIEKLDRSSGNVIGYHFSSVIDKSDYEVLVPEMESLVKEHGTVRMLCDLTDFKWEKFSAWPSDARFGHEFKNKITRMAIIGDGVGQKIIAVFADKFYCPDSARYFEDEDAAWAWLSE from the coding sequence ATGATCGAGAAGCTGGACCGCAGCAGCGGCAACGTCATCGGGTATCACTTCTCCTCCGTCATCGACAAGTCCGACTACGAAGTGCTCGTACCGGAGATGGAGTCGCTGGTGAAGGAACACGGCACCGTACGGATGCTGTGCGATCTCACCGACTTCAAGTGGGAGAAGTTCAGCGCCTGGCCCTCCGACGCGCGCTTCGGCCACGAGTTCAAGAACAAGATCACAAGGATGGCGATCATCGGCGACGGCGTCGGGCAGAAGATCATCGCCGTGTTCGCGGACAAGTTCTACTGCCCGGACTCCGCCCGGTACTTCGAGGACGAGGACGCCGCTTGGGCGTGGCTGTCCGAGTAG
- the ssb gene encoding single-stranded DNA-binding protein yields the protein MNETTLTVQGNVATDVALRTTRSGHEVASFRVACTPRRYDKQVEQWVDGQSAFYQVSCWRSLARNAAESLKKGLPVIVHGRLTQRMYERDVNGETVRSYASEIDALCLGPDLRYGVAEFRRAKSQAIRLAEDRARNEAMERAEPAEVDEGAA from the coding sequence ATGAACGAAACCACATTGACCGTTCAGGGGAATGTCGCCACCGATGTCGCTCTGCGGACCACTCGTTCCGGACACGAAGTGGCGTCGTTTCGGGTGGCATGCACACCTCGGAGATACGACAAGCAGGTCGAGCAGTGGGTTGACGGGCAGTCGGCCTTCTATCAGGTCTCGTGCTGGCGTTCTCTGGCGCGAAACGCCGCTGAGAGCTTGAAGAAAGGGCTGCCGGTCATCGTGCACGGCCGGTTGACGCAGCGGATGTATGAGCGGGATGTCAACGGTGAAACAGTGAGGTCATACGCGTCGGAGATTGACGCGTTGTGCCTGGGGCCAGACCTGCGTTACGGGGTGGCGGAATTCCGACGCGCGAAGTCACAGGCGATTCGGTTGGCTGAAGATCGCGCAAGGAACGAAGCGATGGAGCGAGCCGAACCCGCCGAGGTGGATGAAGGCGCTGCTTGA